A genome region from Segatella copri includes the following:
- a CDS encoding DUF6169 family protein has protein sequence MKELSLHHINSKSPYRVICSDKGDYLFATDKGINYTISFTEEFPLGGCMSYQFCIHNDNKIHGSYDNKISTTIIAIIEEFFLQNLNVLLYICDTSDNREEVRNRLFIRWFKEYADPQKYTIQSANTTIEGQGFYSSIIVENRNPLLDEIKADFEKSANDLKEK, from the coding sequence ATGAAAGAATTGTCTCTACATCACATTAACAGCAAATCACCTTATCGAGTTATCTGCTCAGATAAGGGTGATTATCTGTTTGCAACAGACAAGGGGATTAACTATACCATTTCTTTTACGGAAGAGTTTCCTCTTGGCGGTTGTATGAGCTATCAATTTTGCATACACAATGACAATAAAATCCATGGCTCATACGATAATAAAATAAGCACAACGATTATTGCCATCATTGAGGAGTTCTTCCTTCAAAACTTGAATGTCTTACTATATATTTGCGACACAAGTGACAACCGTGAAGAAGTTAGAAATCGTTTGTTTATAAGATGGTTCAAGGAATATGCAGACCCACAAAAGTATACCATCCAGTCTGCTAACACAACCATTGAAGGTCAAGGATTCTACTCTTCTATCATTGTAGAAAACAGAAATCCACTATTAGATGAAATCAAAGCTGATTTCGAAAAGTCGGCAAATGATTTAAAAGAGAAATAG
- a CDS encoding HU family DNA-binding protein: MAKYKLQEMGDMRYEGKRRVYPKMVTNRTLSRKEFVKMMQNYHRGISESTTEAVLTDVVDMLTDMLSMGYNVNLEGFGTFSLSLAFEDEKPREILNPDDKMTYRKVGVKDINFKASPEFIKDVKRETDRDLERDMGGVKVIRKQLYSREERIARALEVIEKNGVLTLGDYASINNLSRTAASMELKELTNDKTSPIDSLGRGSHKVWVKRKE; this comes from the coding sequence ATGGCTAAGTACAAATTGCAGGAAATGGGGGATATGCGCTATGAAGGCAAGCGCAGAGTTTATCCCAAGATGGTGACCAACCGTACACTATCCCGAAAAGAGTTCGTCAAGATGATGCAGAACTACCATCGCGGTATTTCGGAAAGTACCACGGAGGCTGTATTGACCGATGTGGTTGATATGCTGACAGACATGCTCTCCATGGGGTACAACGTGAATCTGGAAGGTTTCGGCACCTTCTCCCTCTCCCTCGCTTTCGAGGATGAGAAGCCTAGGGAAATTCTTAATCCAGATGATAAGATGACGTACCGCAAGGTGGGCGTGAAGGACATCAACTTCAAGGCGTCCCCTGAGTTTATCAAGGATGTGAAGCGTGAAACCGACCGTGACCTGGAGCGTGATATGGGTGGCGTAAAGGTTATCCGTAAGCAGCTCTATTCCAGGGAAGAGCGCATCGCCCGAGCCCTGGAGGTGATAGAAAAGAACGGAGTCCTCACCCTAGGTGATTATGCCTCCATCAACAACCTGAGCCGTACTGCCGCCTCTATGGAACTGAAGGAGCTGACAAATGACAAAACTTCGCCGATAGATTCACTAGGCCGCGGCAGCCATAAGGTTTGGGTGAAGAGGAAAGAATAA
- a CDS encoding exonuclease SbcCD subunit D, with protein MKILATSDWHLGNLFHGNDRLPEHKHFLKWLLEQIAEQKPDALLIAGDIFDNGNPSAAAQTVYYEFLADATQLCPNMQVIITAGNHDSASRLEAPRPLLTKYHVEIRGNVRKIWQQGESGDDDKTGGHWIYSFDDLIIPVTNEEGEEVIILTVPFLRSDVVQNASYSQGVNDFLRELTAEARQKYPGRKCIMMAHMYAKGSDIAKKDASEKIIIGGQEEVDLEGWNDHPDYMTCGHIHKRQHIWNTDWARYTGSILPMSFAEKDYTHGIDLITIEHGEEEEGKETGKSKEWKVDFLEYKPQHSLRILPEDEEELTFKKWQKLINSELKERTDGELSDHFDYVMLKVKQEKLTSDDIKELEKLVNEKDAVLCKIQRIIPQLDLSTIQGSQHITSIEDIINRPPLDTLKEAFAIRHNAPMNERQEKMLSDLLTTSSL; from the coding sequence ATGAAGATATTAGCAACCAGCGACTGGCACCTGGGCAACCTGTTTCACGGCAACGACCGTCTGCCGGAACACAAGCATTTCCTAAAATGGCTCCTGGAACAAATCGCTGAACAAAAGCCCGATGCTCTCCTCATCGCAGGAGACATCTTTGATAACGGAAATCCATCGGCAGCGGCACAGACCGTTTATTACGAGTTTCTTGCCGATGCTACCCAACTGTGCCCGAACATGCAGGTCATCATTACCGCCGGCAACCACGATTCAGCCAGCCGACTGGAGGCTCCACGTCCGCTGCTCACCAAATACCACGTGGAAATAAGAGGAAACGTAAGGAAAATCTGGCAGCAGGGAGAAAGCGGGGACGATGATAAAACAGGCGGACATTGGATCTATTCCTTCGATGACCTCATCATCCCCGTAACCAACGAGGAAGGAGAAGAAGTCATCATCCTCACCGTACCTTTCCTTAGAAGCGATGTGGTGCAGAACGCCAGTTACTCGCAGGGTGTCAACGACTTTCTGAGAGAACTGACGGCTGAGGCTCGACAGAAATACCCGGGCAGGAAATGCATCATGATGGCACACATGTACGCCAAGGGTTCGGATATCGCCAAGAAGGATGCGAGCGAGAAAATCATCATCGGCGGACAGGAGGAAGTGGACCTGGAAGGATGGAACGACCATCCCGACTATATGACTTGCGGACACATCCACAAACGGCAACATATCTGGAACACCGACTGGGCAAGATACACGGGAAGTATCCTCCCGATGTCGTTTGCTGAGAAAGACTACACCCACGGCATCGACCTCATCACCATAGAACACGGAGAAGAGGAGGAAGGAAAGGAAACCGGCAAGAGCAAGGAATGGAAAGTAGATTTCCTGGAATACAAGCCTCAGCATTCCCTCCGCATCCTGCCCGAAGATGAGGAAGAGCTTACCTTCAAGAAATGGCAGAAGCTCATCAATTCTGAACTCAAGGAGAGAACTGACGGCGAACTGAGCGACCACTTCGACTACGTGATGCTGAAGGTGAAACAGGAGAAACTAACCAGCGATGACATCAAGGAACTGGAGAAACTCGTCAACGAAAAGGATGCCGTGCTCTGCAAAATCCAGCGCATCATCCCGCAACTGGACCTCTCCACCATCCAGGGTTCCCAGCACATCACCAGCATAGAAGACATCATCAACCGTCCTCCGCTCGACACGCTGAAAGAAGCCTTTGCCATCAGACACAACGCTCCGATGAACGAAAGACAGGAGAAAATGTTATCCGATTTATTAACGACATCATCATTATGA
- a CDS encoding AAA family ATPase encodes MKFLQLEILNLASLDKQGGEIINFEEGALGESTIFSIVGPTGSGKSTLLDAICLALYNRAPRYPRKKGDKNQNIEIFGAADASESNRLAPTDSRNILTRGKKEGYSKLTFLANNGSIYRAEWHVRFQRVRYENAKTALYKITRKGEEITEEAADWNELPNIIGLDYDQFLRTVLIAQGSFANFLTAKENERYELLEKLIGCEETYTNIATEIKKAKDQATDAYNQMAASVEAVKQNLLNDEELAQLKEEIDRLEKAEKELDSQLQAISKDLQWFEENDKQIKQINICQTDMEQASDAIKEMQAQILRLQLHDEVQPAVNLLQEVERQTQSIQEQEENILKAEANIKSQESAISESEKTLASLKEAVSKAQEQLEKALPVIAEARALKTKMEAAMPNLKEKKEALELAQKENLTAQKDVEENARDIKKWEAETEKANLALKATQEEIAKQKQVLHEATQAAEQAWEKERNKTAGQNIEELQNSKTIADRKLQDVQQAIKVVAHLDTATAEKQKNEERIQLLGKRNAEIDEALGKLTIETLEKETLTLRNAYTLMVSEKWEIHRANLTEGKPCPLCGSTTHPYHTDNRQFEEATTELSQLLKAKEDLLKLQQKQEKELSGERKQNDGEVQTLQKQQEKFSGEIATYEEEWKALIAQYPKIPKAEAELKLLLPIYENKAKDASSKLSLFNKIQKEIERLTQLKDKAVKDEAAYESKASTIQNKAQENASTCATKLAEQKALTINLSSQQKSKEEAYEKALQAWNSAKKGMEEWQEKYKQILNGEEPDAAEQRLTAAKDEATKAADNQNENINKLKAELANSKGSHQTMLSQNKTMKENLQAKEKELDLWIEEYNKQLEEKSIEPPFIDRNTIREMLHSAEDWNAIRREKDEKEKAVASTTALYQSAEKAHQQHLEHQPAQTRDALLAIQQEYQERSQRNELIAANARMQNHQEAVKQLGDKAEALNLVTQEKDDWTAITDAIGADGKTLRKIAQCYTLSFLIAHANQEIRKFNSRYELQQVKHSLGIRVIDHDRADDIRDTTSLSGGETFIVSLGLALGLSALSSRNISFENLFIDEGFGTLDPDTLATVIDSLAMLQSSQGKKVGVISHTDTMSERITTQIRIIKNGNSGSSHIEIYP; translated from the coding sequence ATGAAATTCCTACAACTCGAAATACTCAACCTCGCTTCACTTGACAAACAGGGAGGCGAGATCATCAACTTTGAAGAAGGTGCCTTAGGCGAGAGCACCATCTTCAGCATCGTAGGTCCGACGGGAAGTGGCAAGTCTACCCTACTCGATGCTATCTGTCTGGCTCTCTACAACCGCGCCCCTCGCTACCCCAGGAAGAAAGGCGACAAGAACCAGAACATCGAGATTTTCGGAGCTGCCGATGCCAGCGAAAGTAACCGTCTGGCTCCTACCGACAGTAGAAACATCCTGACACGTGGCAAGAAGGAAGGCTACAGCAAACTCACCTTCCTTGCCAACAACGGCAGCATCTACCGCGCAGAATGGCACGTCAGATTCCAGAGAGTGCGCTACGAGAACGCCAAGACTGCGCTCTATAAAATCACGAGAAAGGGAGAAGAGATAACGGAGGAAGCTGCCGACTGGAACGAGCTGCCGAACATCATAGGACTGGACTACGACCAGTTTCTCCGCACCGTACTCATCGCCCAAGGCTCATTTGCCAACTTCCTGACGGCAAAGGAAAACGAGCGGTACGAACTCCTGGAAAAACTCATCGGATGCGAGGAAACTTATACGAACATCGCTACTGAAATCAAGAAGGCGAAAGACCAGGCGACGGATGCCTACAACCAGATGGCTGCATCGGTGGAAGCCGTTAAACAGAACCTGCTGAACGATGAGGAACTCGCCCAACTGAAGGAGGAAATCGACCGGTTGGAAAAAGCTGAGAAGGAACTCGACAGCCAGTTGCAAGCCATTTCGAAAGACCTGCAATGGTTTGAGGAAAACGATAAGCAAATCAAGCAAATCAATATCTGCCAGACTGATATGGAGCAAGCATCAGATGCCATCAAAGAGATGCAAGCCCAGATTCTCCGTCTGCAGTTGCACGATGAAGTACAGCCTGCCGTCAACCTACTGCAGGAAGTAGAGCGACAGACGCAAAGCATCCAAGAGCAGGAAGAAAACATTCTGAAAGCGGAAGCAAACATCAAAAGTCAAGAGTCTGCCATCAGCGAAAGCGAGAAAACTCTCGCCAGTCTGAAGGAAGCAGTAAGCAAGGCACAGGAACAGCTGGAAAAGGCCCTGCCGGTCATCGCTGAAGCAAGGGCGCTGAAAACAAAAATGGAAGCGGCAATGCCGAATCTGAAAGAAAAGAAAGAGGCATTGGAGTTGGCGCAGAAAGAGAATCTAACTGCCCAGAAAGACGTGGAGGAAAACGCCCGAGACATCAAAAAATGGGAAGCCGAAACGGAGAAAGCGAACCTTGCCCTCAAAGCGACACAGGAAGAGATTGCCAAGCAGAAACAGGTTCTGCACGAAGCGACGCAAGCCGCTGAACAGGCTTGGGAGAAGGAAAGAAATAAGACTGCCGGACAGAATATAGAGGAACTGCAGAACAGTAAGACTATAGCCGACCGGAAACTACAAGATGTTCAGCAAGCCATCAAGGTTGTGGCTCATCTCGATACTGCCACAGCAGAAAAGCAGAAGAATGAGGAGCGCATCCAGCTCTTGGGCAAGAGAAATGCTGAGATAGATGAAGCGCTGGGCAAGTTGACCATCGAGACTTTGGAGAAAGAGACCCTGACGCTGAGAAATGCCTATACCCTCATGGTAAGTGAAAAATGGGAGATTCATCGTGCCAACCTGACGGAAGGCAAACCTTGTCCGCTCTGCGGCAGCACGACTCATCCTTATCATACCGACAACAGACAGTTTGAAGAAGCCACCACGGAACTCTCGCAACTTCTGAAAGCCAAGGAGGATCTGCTGAAACTGCAGCAGAAACAGGAAAAGGAGCTTTCCGGCGAAAGAAAACAGAACGATGGCGAAGTACAGACGCTCCAGAAACAACAGGAAAAGTTCTCGGGAGAAATCGCAACTTACGAAGAGGAATGGAAGGCGCTCATCGCCCAGTATCCAAAGATTCCGAAGGCAGAGGCAGAACTGAAATTGCTCTTGCCTATCTATGAAAACAAGGCGAAAGATGCGAGCAGCAAACTGAGCCTCTTTAACAAGATTCAGAAAGAGATAGAACGGCTGACCCAACTCAAGGATAAGGCTGTAAAGGATGAAGCTGCGTATGAAAGCAAGGCTTCTACTATACAGAATAAAGCCCAAGAAAACGCTTCAACCTGTGCCACAAAACTGGCTGAGCAAAAAGCACTTACCATCAATCTCTCTTCACAGCAAAAGAGTAAGGAGGAGGCTTACGAGAAAGCCCTTCAGGCATGGAATAGCGCCAAGAAGGGAATGGAGGAATGGCAGGAGAAATACAAGCAGATTCTGAATGGAGAAGAACCTGATGCGGCTGAACAAAGACTGACAGCAGCAAAGGATGAGGCAACGAAAGCAGCAGATAACCAGAACGAGAATATCAACAAACTGAAGGCTGAACTCGCCAACAGTAAAGGTTCGCATCAAACCATGCTGTCTCAGAACAAGACGATGAAAGAGAATCTGCAAGCGAAGGAAAAGGAACTCGACCTTTGGATTGAGGAATACAACAAGCAGCTTGAAGAAAAGAGCATCGAACCACCATTCATCGACCGAAATACCATCCGGGAGATGCTTCACTCTGCCGAAGACTGGAATGCCATCCGTCGGGAAAAGGACGAAAAGGAGAAAGCCGTGGCTTCAACTACCGCCCTTTACCAGAGTGCAGAAAAGGCGCATCAGCAGCACTTGGAACATCAGCCAGCCCAAACCCGTGATGCTCTCCTAGCCATTCAGCAGGAGTATCAGGAAAGAAGCCAGCGCAACGAACTGATTGCTGCCAACGCCAGGATGCAGAACCATCAGGAAGCCGTGAAGCAGTTGGGTGACAAGGCTGAGGCTCTGAATCTCGTAACACAGGAAAAGGACGACTGGACAGCCATTACGGATGCTATCGGAGCAGACGGCAAGACGCTGCGTAAGATAGCCCAATGCTATACGCTCAGTTTCCTGATAGCGCACGCCAACCAGGAAATCAGAAAGTTCAACAGCCGTTACGAACTGCAGCAGGTAAAGCATTCGCTGGGCATCCGAGTCATCGACCACGACCGTGCCGACGATATCCGAGACACCACCTCCCTATCAGGTGGCGAAACCTTCATCGTGAGTCTCGGTCTAGCCTTGGGCTTGTCGGCATTGTCCTCCCGCAACATCTCCTTCGAGAACCTGTTCATTGACGAAGGCTTCGGAACCCTCGACCCCGATACCTTAGCCACCGTCATCGACTCCCTCGCCATGCTGCAAAGTTCGCAAGGCAAGAAGGTGGGCGTCATCAGTCATACCGACACGATGAGCGAGCGCATCACCACCCAAATAAGGATTATCAAGAATGGCAACTCCGGCAGCAGTCATATCGAGATCTATCCTTAA